In the genome of Nonlabens sp. MB-3u-79, one region contains:
- a CDS encoding cold-shock protein, with translation MSKGTVKFFNDTKGFGFITEEGVEKDHFVHISGLIDEIREGDEVEFDLQEGNKGPNAVNVKVL, from the coding sequence ATGAGTAAAGGAACAGTAAAATTTTTCAATGACACTAAAGGATTTGGATTTATCACAGAAGAAGGAGTTGAAAAAGACCATTTTGTACACATTTCAGGATTAATCGATGAGATTAGAGAAGGTGACGAAGTAGAATTTGATTTACAAGAAGGAAACAAAGGACCAAACGCAGTAAACGTAAAGGTTCTCTAA
- a CDS encoding DUF4494 domain-containing protein, which yields MSATWYECKVKYRKFDEASGTQKIKTEPFLVDAISYTEAESRITEEMAAYLPESEEIKITNIKVANYAEIHPFENTDRWFKSRVSLIAFDEESGKERKTNMYLLVQANDVKEAYENTVLTMKDTMGEYTIPAVAESPIMDVFPYFSGEEEDMEQLKSFVALKNSVPVVHTMDKDLELADVLATAEEE from the coding sequence ATGAGTGCAACTTGGTACGAGTGCAAAGTAAAATATAGAAAATTTGATGAAGCCTCTGGCACACAAAAAATAAAGACAGAGCCCTTCCTGGTGGATGCGATTTCTTATACAGAAGCCGAAAGTAGAATCACTGAAGAAATGGCAGCTTATTTGCCAGAAAGCGAAGAAATTAAAATCACCAATATCAAGGTGGCCAATTATGCAGAGATCCACCCGTTTGAAAATACAGATCGCTGGTTCAAATCCCGTGTATCCTTAATTGCCTTTGACGAAGAAAGCGGTAAGGAACGCAAGACCAATATGTACTTATTAGTTCAAGCTAATGATGTCAAGGAAGCTTATGAAAACACAGTCCTAACTATGAAAGATACGATGGGAGAATACACCATCCCAGCGGTGGCTGAGTCGCCTATTATGGACGTATTTCCTTATTTCTCTGGTGAAGAGGAAGATATGGAGCAATTAAAATCATTTGTCGCTCTTAAAAATTCAGTACCTGTTGTACATACTATGGACAAAGATCTAGAACTAGCAGACGTTCTCGCTACTGCCGAGGAAGAATAA
- a CDS encoding TlpA family protein disulfide reductase: MNTGIASIAVTDLDRLEVDLIKRYKDKVLLLLIYNNDCLGCTGRALPLAYEFQCQYPSIQVAAIHADFPTREGTKENIKSVFTSGQIPFPIYIDQHHKVYEQFHAEGTPQWLLISSNGQLYRSIFGSQDNAKNRLFYALESLSGIDG, encoded by the coding sequence ATGAACACAGGTATCGCATCCATAGCCGTTACAGATCTTGATCGTCTAGAAGTCGATTTGATAAAACGCTATAAAGACAAAGTGCTGTTGTTACTTATTTATAACAATGACTGTCTAGGTTGTACAGGGCGTGCCCTGCCACTCGCCTATGAATTCCAATGTCAGTACCCTAGTATACAAGTAGCCGCCATCCATGCGGATTTTCCAACAAGAGAAGGCACAAAAGAAAATATAAAAAGTGTTTTTACTAGTGGCCAGATCCCTTTCCCTATCTATATAGACCAGCACCACAAAGTCTACGAGCAATTCCATGCTGAAGGCACACCACAATGGCTCCTGATCAGCTCCAATGGCCAACTCTACAGATCCATATTTGGATCGCAGGACAATGCTAAGAATCGGTTATTTTATGCATTGGAGAGTTTGTCGGGAATCGACGGGTAG